The following DNA comes from Acidobacteriota bacterium.
TTTGTCACGCTGAGACAAGGTGGGAAATTGTGGCACGACCAGACGGTATGGCAAGCCTGCCGGGGAAAAGTCCAGGCCCGGTATCCTCAGATTGATTTTCAGGTTCGAACCAATACCCACGAAATCACCATCCAGAGCAAACTGAACGAATCTCAAACCACGGCTTATATTTACCGTGACCCGGCAGGTTCCAGCCGCTATATTGAGCATAGCGATGTCAGTGATGTTACCTGTGTGATCCGCGACAAAGACCGGGAACGAACCGTAGGCTGCCGGGGCCGCGCCGCAGTGGAATTTCACGGAATGAACCCCTGGAGCCACCGTCAATATCTTGATCCCTACCCATAACTCTCAAACCAGGAGTAAGGAAAATGAAACAGACTCTATCACCTGGAATCAGTATGCTGGCCGGTGTATTGGTTTTCCTTTTTATCACCTCCCAACCAGTTCCGGCGATACAGAAATATGCTCCTGTCGTTGGTCGGTGGCAGATCAAAGTGCAATTTGCGGATTCAACTTCGGAATTTGATTTTGAGACCCTTGGGGAAGGGGTTTATGGATATGGGAATGGCTCGATCTTTCTTTTAGATCCCCAAACCAGGCTGGTTGCAACGTTCCCGGCATCGTGGGACAACCACCTCGTTGACCGCATTCATATCAGCGGGGAAATCAGTTTGCCAGCAATGGCCGGGAAAAACCGGACACATGGAACGCTGGTTCTCAGAATCCATTATGAGCCGAAGAAAGGTTATGTCGGCACGGCGTTCTTTATCGGAGAAGATTTGACCCAACGCAAAGGCACGATTGAAATGAAACGGACAAAAGGGCCAGAAGAAATCCTGAAAAATCAGTAATAAGGAACCCAGAAGAAAATAAAATCCCACTGAAATCGGGTTCAGGGTTCAGGGTTTCGGGGTTTCGGCGATGAAGCGACTGATCCGACGCACGATGAAGACTGGAGAACTGGCGGGTACCCTTCAACGTGGACTATTTGGCTCTGAACCCTGAACCCCGAACCCTGAACCCCGGTGGTATGATATTTCCATCCGACTCCCTAAATTTTTTGAAGTGCGCCGACTTGTCGGCACTTTCACTCTTTCTGGTTCAATCCTTCATTCGCACTATTGCCACCTGGTTTTGGCCATTTCACCGTTGACAGGTCAGGTTCGGCATATTTTTCCAGAATGGCTTTGCGAGCCGCATCACGTAGCGCAATTACCGAAGTCCAGTCAGTTCCCTGTGGCACAATCGGAGGAAAAATCGTGACACGAAGGTTTCCACGGTGAGGTAACCATTGTTCATCCCGCAAAATTGACCGGGTGCCGTGTAATGCAACCGGAACAACTGGCAATCCGGCGGTAGCCGCAGTTTTAAAGGCCCCGAGGTGAAACGCACGCAAGCCGGGTTCACGGGTGAAGGTGCCTTCTGGGAAAAAACCAAGCGACTGATGAGATCCGGCGAGCTCCTCCAACCGGGCAATGTTGTTGAGGCTCTCCTGGAAGTCAAACCGGTCAAGGTATTCGGTCCCGAGCCGGTCGAGTGCAAACCGGATCAACCAGTTTTCGGCCAGTTCTTTTTTGGCCGTAAAGCACATGTTTGGCGGCAGTACGGCCATGACCACAATCGCATCAATGTAGCTGGCGTGGTTGGCAACATACACACAGGCTTGATCCGTCGGCATGTGTTCGGCGCCGTCAACGGCAATCGGCATCCCACAAACAATCGTTACCAACCGGGCCAGCCAGCAACCATAGCGGCGTCTGAGCTTCAATGTCGGAATCACCACCAACAACAAACACGAAATCAGGACCGCCGTCACAAAAACCAGCCAGCACCAGGCCCCAAACAGGAACAAACCTGTTCGATGGATCAATGATTGGAGCGTGCCGGCGGTCTTCAATTTGAGCGCATTGAGGCGATCCCGGAATGGGCTGCGCGGTCGAAACAAATCTCCGTTCAAGTAGGCATCTCGGGTTCCAGATCGCCGAATTTTGCCGCTCGATGTTTTTAAAACTGAATGTGGCGGGGCCAAAACGATTTCATCAACGGCTGAATCCAGCAGGTGCAGTGTGGTTTGATTGATTTGGGTTCGGAGCTGTTCCAGCACTTCAGTGTCGGTTTCCCTGGTTTCAGCCACAATCACCAGCCGTTCCGTGCCGGAATGCGCATCCGGACAGGCAAACACGGCGACACAACCAGTTCGCACCCCCGGCAAATTCCCCACGACGTCTTCAAGTTCTTGTGGATACAGGTTTCGTCCGGCGCGGATGATCATGTCCTTACTACGCCCGGCAATAAAAATTTCACCTCCCGCAATGTAGCCAAGATCTCCGGTTTCAAGCCATTCGCCGCGAAACAGGGCGGCGGTGGCCTCTGGGTTCCGAAAATACCCGATTGTTGCCGAAGGACCCCGAAACTGGATTCTGCCCTGCACCCGGTCTGGAACTTCATAGCCGAGTTTGTCCACCACCCTCGCTTCATGGTCCGGGAAAGGGAAACCACATCCGACCACCGGCATTCCGTGTGGGTCATTGGGTTGAACGGGAATGGCCTTTCCATGTTCGGTAAACGATTGGCGGTCAATCCATTCGACATTTGGCCCACGGCCAGGGGGAGGCCCGGTGAGCCCGACGGAACACTCAGCCAACCCATACACGGGTGACATGGCCTCGCGATGAAATCCATAGGCGGCGAATTTGTGGCAGAACTGATCCATGGTTCGCGGGCTGACTGGTTCGGCACCATTGAGCGCCATCCGCCAGCTACTCAGATCAAGCCCCTGTAAATCTTCATCCTTGATTTTGCGCAGACACAATTCATACCCAAAGTTTGGGCCCGCGGCGATGGTGCCGCGATAGTCGTGGATAGCTCTCAACCAGCGTTCTGGTCGGGCTAGAAAGTTCTGAGGCGGCATCACCACCAGAAGAGAGGCATAACACAGACTGCCCAGCCAGGCGCCGATCAACCCCATGTCATGATAGAGCGGAAGCCAGCTAATAAAGACATCGGTTGAGCTGACCTTAAACCTGGTTCCCATGGCCCGGATGTTGGCCAGCAGGTTGGCATGGCTTAAAACCACACCCTTTGGAGTGCCGGTACTTCCAGACGTGTATTGCAAAAACGCGGTATCCTGAGCGCTGATGGAAACCATTTCCGAAGCTTCATCAGCGTGGAAAAGATCTTCAGTCGCAACAATTTCCTGGAGTGAAGCAACCTTGGATTGTAAGAGCGCGGTAAAAGGTTTCGCCTGATCGAAGGTGATCAACATCACGGCCTGTGCATTGTCGAGGATGCGAACCTGGCGCTGCAAATGATCAGCGAGCGTTGCAATCCGACTTGGCGGGTAGAGCGGAACCGGAACGCCCCCCGCATACAGACAACCAAAAAAACTGATAAAAAACTCACGGCTGGTCGTCAACATCAGCCCAACCGTCTGGTTCGGGAGCAATCCCCGACGACGCAACCCGGCGGCTATTTTCAGTGCATCCTGGTAGAGATCGGCATAGGTAATGGTTTGCCCAGTTTCATAAAATCGGATGTGGGGACGGTCGCCATGAATTTGAGCCTGTCGGCGAAGCAGTTCCGTGAGGGTTGAAATCGTATCCGGCAGTCCTTCG
Coding sequences within:
- a CDS encoding AMP-binding protein, whose translation is MYTSSSQDKPLIHEGLLAVVRQVAAEIHSGPMSRSITLDTRLDLELGFDSLSRVELLSRIEQAFSVKLPESALMEAETPADLVKFLKQAESWTPPQSLPDIIQPVATSTEGLPDTISTLTELLRRQAQIHGDRPHIRFYETGQTITYADLYQDALKIAAGLRRRGLLPNQTVGLMLTTSREFFISFFGCLYAGGVPVPLYPPSRIATLADHLQRQVRILDNAQAVMLITFDQAKPFTALLQSKVASLQEIVATEDLFHADEASEMVSISAQDTAFLQYTSGSTGTPKGVVLSHANLLANIRAMGTRFKVSSTDVFISWLPLYHDMGLIGAWLGSLCYASLLVVMPPQNFLARPERWLRAIHDYRGTIAAGPNFGYELCLRKIKDEDLQGLDLSSWRMALNGAEPVSPRTMDQFCHKFAAYGFHREAMSPVYGLAECSVGLTGPPPGRGPNVEWIDRQSFTEHGKAIPVQPNDPHGMPVVGCGFPFPDHEARVVDKLGYEVPDRVQGRIQFRGPSATIGYFRNPEATAALFRGEWLETGDLGYIAGGEIFIAGRSKDMIIRAGRNLYPQELEDVVGNLPGVRTGCVAVFACPDAHSGTERLVIVAETRETDTEVLEQLRTQINQTTLHLLDSAVDEIVLAPPHSVLKTSSGKIRRSGTRDAYLNGDLFRPRSPFRDRLNALKLKTAGTLQSLIHRTGLFLFGAWCWLVFVTAVLISCLLLVVIPTLKLRRRYGCWLARLVTIVCGMPIAVDGAEHMPTDQACVYVANHASYIDAIVVMAVLPPNMCFTAKKELAENWLIRFALDRLGTEYLDRFDFQESLNNIARLEELAGSHQSLGFFPEGTFTREPGLRAFHLGAFKTAATAGLPVVPVALHGTRSILRDEQWLPHRGNLRVTIFPPIVPQGTDWTSVIALRDAARKAILEKYAEPDLSTVKWPKPGGNSANEGLNQKE